The Streptomyces sp. M92 nucleotide sequence TCGCTCGGCGACGGTGACGGTGCCCTTGCGCGCGTCGTCACCGCACTTGACCTGGACGACGTACGCGCCGGCCGCCATGGTGGAGCGGACCGTGCCGGCCCCGACGAGGACGCCGTCCTTCGCGGCCAGGGTGAGCTTGGCGTCCGAGACGAACGCCGCCGACACGGCGACGGCCGTCTTCTCGGTGCAGTCCGCCACGCGGAGCTCGACGTCGCTGCCGGGGGCGGGGGTGGACGGTGACACCGAGACGCCGCCCGAGTCCACCGCGTACGCGGCCGGAGCGATCGGTGCGAGTACCGCAGCCGCCGCAGCTCCGGTACAGAGAGTGACTTTCAGTGAGCCCATCGTGCACCTCCAGTTACCTGGAGACTCCCCCGTGGGAGGGGCCCCCGCATCCTGCGCGGGGGCCCGACTGCTCCGAACGGGTTACAGCGGGGGCGGGCGGGTTTACCGGGGCTTTCGGGTCTCAGACCCGTTCGACCAGGTCCGCGATGGAGTCGACCACCTTGGACGGGCGGTACGGGAAGTCCTCCACCTGCTCCGGTGGGGTCAGGCCGGTGAGGACCAGGAAGGTCTGCATCCCGGCCTCCATGCCGGCCAGCACGTCGGTGTCCATGCGGTCGCCGATCATCGCGCTGGTCTCGGAGTGGGCGCCGATCGCGTTGAGCCCGGTGCGCATCATCAGCGGGTTGGGCTTGCCCGCGAAGTACGGCTGCTTGCCGGTCGCCTTGGTGATCAGCGCCGCCACCGCGCCGGTCGCCGGGAGCGGCCCCTCGGTGGAGGGGCCGGTCTCGTCGGGGTTGGTGCAGATGAAACGGGCGCCGGCGTTGATCAGCCGGACCGCCTTCGTCATCGCCTCGAAGGAGTAGGTGCGGGTCTCGCCGAGGACGACGTAGTCGGGGTCGTGGTCGGTGAGGATGTAGCCGATGTCGTGCAGGGCGGTAGTCAGGCCGGCCTCGCCGATGACGTACGCCGAGCCGCCGGGCCGCTGGTCCTCCAGGAACTGGGCGGTGGCCAGCGCCGACGTCCAGATCGACTCGATCGGCACCTCCAGGCCCATGCGGCGCAGCCGGGCGTGCAGGTCGCGCGGGGTGTAGATGGAGTTGTTGGTGAGGACCAGGAAGGGCTTGCCGGACTCCCGGAGCCGCTTGATGAAGGCGTCGGCGCCGGGGATCGGCACACCCTCGTGGATGAGGACCCCGTCCATGTCGGTGAGCCACGACTCGATGGGCTTGCGGTCTGCCATGTCCGGGATCTCCTGCCTGCGTGGTCCGGCGTGCGCCCCAGCCTAGACAGCGCGGGATCTTGTGGGAACGCCCGTCTCAGCTTCCGGAGCTTCTCAGCTTCCGGTGGCTTCTCGGCTTCCGGAGGCTTCTCAGCTCCCGGTGGCTTCCTTCCAGGCGTCGATGTAGGAGGTGAGGTTCTTCTCGATGTCGTCCCAGTCGGGCTCGAAGACCTCGACGCCGTCCATCAGCTTGGTCAGGGCGATGGCGTTGGCGTCGGTGGCCTTGACGTCCTGGCGGGCCGCGAAGCCGCCGCCGATCTCGCTGACCTGCTGCTGCGCCTGCCGGCTGAGCATGTGGTCGAGGAGCTTCTTGCCGTTCTCGGTGTGCGGGGCGTCGGTCACGAGCCCGGCCGCGTAGGGCAGGGCGAAGGTGGTGGGCTTGCCGCCCTCGCGGGCCGGGAACCAGATGCCGAGGTTCGGCATGGACTTGGACTGGGCGAAGTTCATCTGGACGTCCCCGTTGGCGACGAGGAGTTCGCCCTTGTCGACCTTGGGGGCGAGCTTGCCGGTGGAGGCGGACGGGCCGACGTTGTTGGCCTGGAGCTTCTTCAGGTACTCCATGGCGGGCTGCTCGCCGCCGAAGTCGTGCATGGCCTTGATGAGGACGGCGGTGCCGTCGCCGGCGACGCCGGGCGTGGAGTACTGGAGCTTGTTCTTGTACTTCGCATCGAGCAGGTCCTCCCAGGTGGCCGGGGCCTGCTTCAGCTCCTTCTTGTTGTGGATGAAGCCGAAGTAGTTGTTGACGACGGCGGTCCAGGTGCCGTTCGCGGCCTTGTCGGCGCCGCTGACCTGGTCGGCGCCCTCGGGGGTGTACTTCTGGAGCAGGCCCTTGGTGTCGGCCTGCTGGATGAAGGGCGGGAGGGTGACGAGGACGTCGGCCTGCGGGTTGCGCTTCTCGCGGGTGGTGCGCTGCACCATCTCGCCGGAGCCGCCTTCGACGTACTCGACCTTGATGCCGGTCTTCTTCTCGAAGTCCTTGAACACCTGGTCGTACCAGCCGTCGCCGTTCTCGCCCTTGAGGCCGTCGGCGCTGTAGACGGTGACGACGTTCTCGTCGGAGGCGGCGGAGGTGCCGGAGCAGGCGGTGAGCGGGACGGCGAGCACGGCGAGGGCGGCGAGCGGCTTGAGGGCGTTTCTGGGCATGGCGAGGTGAACTCCTTGCGTGTCAGTGAGAGGCGGGTTCAGCGGTTCATCGGTACGAGGCTCGGGTGCGGATGCGGGAGACGGCGAGCAGCACCAGCAGGGTCGCCGCCATCAGGACGACGGCGATCGCGGAGCCGGTGAACAGGGCGCCCCGGTCGGTGGAGGCGTAGATCAGGACCGGCAGCGGGGTCCAGTCCGGCGGGTAGAGCATCATCGTGGCGCTCAGCTCGCCCATGGACAGGGCGAAGCAGAGGCCGGCGGCGGCGGTCAGGGACGGCAGCAGCAGCGGCAGCCTCACCCGCCACAGGACGTACGCCGGTGAGGCGCCCAGGGACGCGGCGGCCTGTTCGTAGGCGGGGTCGAGGCGGGTGATGGCCGCGGACACCGACTGGTAGGCGAAGGCGGTGACCAGGACCGAGTGGGCGATGATCACGATCCAGCGGGTGCCGTTGAGCAGCATCGGCGGCTGCGAGAAGGCCACCAGGGTGGCAAGGCCGACAACGACCGAGGGCACGGCGACGGGCAGCACGAACAGCGCGTCGAGCACCTTGCGGTGCCGCCTGCGCAGGGCCGCCGCCGCGAGCGCCGCCCAGGTGCCGGTCGCGAGCGCGAGGAGGCTGGCGGTGACGGCGGTGACCAGGCTGGTGGTGAGCGCCTCCAGGGCCTCGCCGCGGGTGGCCGCCTCGTAGTGGGCGGTGGTGAAGCCGGAGGGCAGGACGCTGGACCAGTTGGTGGCGAAGGAGGCGCCGAGGACGACGAGCAGCGGGAGCGCGAAGAGGGGGACGAAGAGGAGGAGGAAGACCGCCCACACGGCCCACCTCGCTGCGCGGCTATGCACCAGCACGGCGGCTCACCACCCGGTAGAGGCCGTAGAGGCCCGCGGAGATCAGGACGTTGACGACGGCGACCACGCAGGCGCCCGGGTAGTCGGACTCCAGGATGGCCTTGCCGTAGACGAGCGTCGGCAGGGTCGTGACGCCCTTGGCGCCGGTGAACAGGACGATGCCGAACTCGTTCAGGCACAGGACGAGGACCAGGCTGCCGCCGGCCGCGAGGGCGGGCAGCGCCTCCGGCAGGATGACCTGCCGGACGATGCGCGGCGCGCGGGCGCCCAGCGAACTGGCGGCCTCCAGCTGGCCGGTGTCCAGCTGCGAGAAGGCGGCGAGCAGCGGGCGCATCACGAACGGCGTGAAGTACGTGATCTCCGCGAGCAGCACCCCCCACGGCGTGGTCAGGAACTGGAACGGCCCCTCGGCGGCCCCCGTCACGTCGGTCCACGCCCCGTTGGCCATGCCGACCGTGCCGTAGATGAAGAGCAGGGCGAGCGTGATCAGGAAGGACGGGAAGGACAGGAAGACGTCGATGAAGCGGGCCACGGCCTTCGACCCCGGGAACGGCACGAAGGCGATGACCAGCGCGAGCACGAACCCGAGCACCAGACAGCCGACGGTCGCCGCCACCGCCAGCCACACCGTGGTCCACAGCGCCTCACGGAAAGCGTACGAGGCGAACACGTCGGCGTACGGCTGCAGCGAGGTGCCACCGGTGTCGGGCTGGAAGGACTGCTGGACGACGAGGGCGAGGGGGTAGAGGAAGACGAGGGCGAGGAGAGCCACTGGAGGCAACGCCCAGAAGAGCGCCCCGCAGGGACGCGGGGCTGTGCTCGATTTCCGGCTGCCGCCGGGCGGGCGCGACCAGCCAGCCACGGCCCGCGGCCTACGGACAACTTCAGCCATGGTCCACCACCCCCGCGGGCAGCAACACCGCATCCTCGGACGAGAAATGCAGACTCACCGACTCCCCGTGCACCGGCGGAGCCTTCAGCTCACGCAGGTCCGCCATGACCCGGTGTCCGCCCACGTCGACGTACAGCCGGTGCGTGGCCCCCCGCCACTGGGTCTCCCCCACCGTCCCGGTGAGCCGGTTGGGCCCGTCACCGAGCCCCACCAGATGCGGCCGTACGCACAAGGTCGCCATCGCCCCCGGGGCGACACCCCCCGTGTCGACCTTGATCTCCGCGTCCCCGAAGGACACTCCCCCGGCCACCACGCTCACCGGCAGCAGGTTCGCGCCGCCCACGAAGGAAGCCGTGAACGCGTCGGCCGGCGCCCGGTACAGCTCCCTCGGCGTCCCGCACGCGCGCAGCCTCGCCCTGTCCATCACGGCGATCCGGTCGGCGAGGGTGAGGGCCTCGACCTGGTCGTGGGTGACGTACAGGATCGACACGTCGGGCAGCTCGCGGTGCAGGCGGGCCAGTTCGGCGAGCATGCCGGAACGGAGCTGGGCGTCGAGCGCGGACAGCGGTTCGTCGAGGAGCAGGACGTCCGGGCGGATGGCCAGGGCGCGGGCGATGGCGACGCGCTGCTGCTGACCGCCGGAGAGCTCGCGCGGGTAGCGGCGGGCGTAGGCGCCCATGCCGGTCATCTCCAGCGCCTCGGCGACGCGGGTGTGTATCTCGGCCTTGGGGACCTTGCGGGCCTTCAGGCCGAAGGCGACGTTGTCCGCCACCCGCATGTGCGGGAACAGGGCGTACTGCTGGACGACCATGCCGATGCCGCGCCGGTGCGGGGGCAGGTCGGTGACGTCGCGGTCGCCGAGGTACACCCGCCCGGAGGCGGGCCGTACGAACCCGGCGACCGCCCGCAGCGCGGTGGTCTTGCCGGAGCCGGACGGCCCGAGCAGCGCCATGACCTCGCCCGGTCCGACGGTGAGGTCGAGGGCGTCCAGGACGACGTTGCCGTCGTAGGCGACGGTGACCGAGTCGAAGCGGATGCCGCTGCTTGTGGTGCTCATCAGCCCGCTGCCCCCCGCAGGAGGGCGGGCAGGCCGGCGACGGAGTCCAGCACGTGGCCGGCGCCCGCCTCGTGGAAGGCGTCGTCGCCGTGGGCTCCGGTGCGCACGCCGGCGACCAGTCCGGCGCCGGCCCGTACGCCGCTGAGCACGTCGTACGAGGTGTCGCCGACGACGGCCACCTGCTGTACGCCGTCGGCGGCCTTGGTGCGCAGGAAGGCCTCCAGCACCATGTCCGGGTACGGCCGTCCGCGCCCGCCCGCGTCGGCGGGGCACAGGGTGAGCGGCACCAGGTCCTGCCAGCCGAGCGCGCCGAGGACGGCGTCCTGGGTGACGCGGGCGAAGCCGGTGCTGAGGACGACGGTGCGGCCGTCGGCGGTGAGTTCCTCCACGGCCTCGCGGGCGCCGGGGACGGGGGTGATCAGGCCGCCGTCGACGAGTTCGCCGTACGCCTTCTCGAAGGCGGCGTTGGCCTGCCGCGCGCGGTCCTCGTCGCCGAACAGGTGCCGGAAGACGGAGATCTTGGACTCGCCCATGGTGGCGCGGACGTAGGAGAGCTTGTCGGCGTGGTCGTCGGTGCCGGGCTCGACGCCCAGTTCGCGGGCGGCGGTGTCGAAGGCGCGCTCGACGAGGCCGCCGTCGGCGACGGTGGTGCCGGCCATGTCGAGGACGACGAGGCGGATGTCTATCGGATTCACGGGGGTCATGCGGGTGTCACCAGCCCAGTTCGTTCGCGGTGGTCTCGGCTGTCGCGGGCGAGCAGGTCATGCCGCGCCCGCCGGGCCCGGTGACCAGCCAGACCCCCTCGCGCACCCGCTGCCGGTGCACGACCCGGCTCTTGTCGGTGCACTGCGCGTACACCCCGGCCCAGCGGCGCCGGATCTTCGGCAGCGGACGGCCGAGGAGGGACTCGACGACGCCGGTGAGGTGGTCGTAGGGGTCCTCGACGGTGTCGAAGGCGAAGGGGTGCTCGTACTCGTGGGTGTCGCCGATGGTCAGGCCGCCGTCGGCGCGCTGCACCATCAGCAGCTGCATGGCGTGCTCCGCGGCCGTGGCGGGCTGCGGCTGCCGGGCGTTCAGCTCGTCCAGGGCGGGCGAGGCGTACGCCGGGTAGTAGCGGAAGCTGTCGGCGTCGGCGACCGAGGTGGTCAGCGGTTCGCCGAGGGGGTCGGTCTGCATCATCTGGAGGCGGACCCGGCGCACGGGCAGGTCGGGCCCGGCCAGTTCGCGGACGAGGCCGCCGAGCCAGGCGCCGGTGGCGAGGACGACGGCGTCGCCGGTGTGCGTGTCGCCGTGGTCGTCGCGGACGGCCCTCTCGCCGACGACCTCGCGGACCTCGCGGCCGGGCAGGAAGGTGTAGCGCGGGGACGTACGGAGTTCCGCGCGCAGGGCGAGCTGGGCGGTGCGCGGTTCCACGGCGGCGTCGCGCTCGCAGTACAGGGCCGCGTCGAAGTCGCCGCGCAGGGCGGGGTTGATCGCGCGGGCCTCGTCCGGGGTGAGCAGCTTGTAGCCGCGGGCGGCGGCGTCCGGGCGGGCCACGGCCGCCTCGGCGACGGCGTGCTCCAGGTCGCCGCGTACGGGGGTCAGGGAGCCGTTCGGGCGGAAGCCGAGCGCCGGGACGCGGGCGCCGATCTCCTCCCACAGCTCCCGGGCCCGCAGCGCGGTCTCCAGCTCCTCGCCGCCCGCGCGGCCACTGACCCAGATCTGGCCGAAATTGCGCAGCGAGGCGCCGCGGGCCTCGGTCTCGCGCTCGATCTGTACGACCTCGTGGCCGCGGTTCACTGCGTGCCAGGCGTGCATGGTTCCCACCACGCCGGCTCCGACGACTATCACTCTCACGACCGCCACGCTCCTTGCCATCGGGGAACCGGAGGAATCCGGCTGACTACGAGAGCGTGAACTGGTCGCCACGTTTGGGCTAGACCCGTTATCTTTTCGTTACTTGTAGTGGAGTGGGTGGAGCGGCGCCTTTCAGCCGTGCAGACGGGTCGTGAAGGAGAAGCGGTCGCCCCGGTACAGCGTCCGCACGCGTTCCAGCGGGCGGCCCTCCGTGTCCCGGGAGACACGGTGGATGAGCAGCATCGGGAGGGCCGGCGGGGTGCCGATGAGCAGGGCCTCGCGCGGGGTGGCGAGCACCGTCTCGATGCGTTCGTCGGCGTCCCCGAAGGCGATGCCCTGCCCGGAGAGGAAGGCGTAGAAGGACGAGTCCGGGTCGAAGGCGGCGTCCAGGTCGGGGACGCGGGCCACGGAGACGTAGGTGCTCTCCAGGCCGACCCGTTCGTCGTCGGCGAGCAGCACCCGCTCCAGGTGCCAGACCGGCTCCCCGCGCGTGAGGCCGGTCTCGGCGGCGAGCGCGTCGGGGCAGGGGAAGCGGTCGAGGGTGACGAGCGCGCGGCCGGGGGTACGGCCCTGGCGCCGGACGCCCTCGGTGTAGCTGGCCAGGGACAGCGGCTGCTCCAGCTTGGGGCCCGCGACGACGGTGCCGCGCCCCTGCCGGCGCAGCTTTCCCTCCAGGACGAGTTCGCGCAGGGCCTGCCGCACGGTCTCGCGGGCGACCTCGTACCGCTCGGAGAGGTCCCGTTCGGTGGGGATGGCGCTGCCCTCCCCCAGCTCGCCGACGAGTCGGTCGATCCGCGCCTTGACGGCGTAGTACTTCGGCACGCGTCCGTGCTCCGGGATCCCGGAGCGGACGGGGGCGCCCGGGGCCTGGTCGTTCGGGTAGTCCACGCAGGGATGTTCGCAGACGGGGGTGTCGGGCAGCGGTCGGGGAGTGCCGGTCAGCGGCGCCGGCGGGCCAGCAGCACCGCCGCGCCACCGGCGGCGACAAGCAGGACGGTGGTACCCAGGGCGGCGTCGACCCGGCCGATTCCGGTACCGGCGAGTTCGTCGGCGGAGGGCGGGGCGGTGTTCTGGTCGTCCGGGATGGTGGGGGCGGCGGGGTCGGAGGGGGTGGCGGGGTCGGAGGGGGTGGCGGGGTCGGAGGGGGTGGCGGGGTCGGCGCTCGGGCCGGTGCTCGGGTGGGTGCTCGGGCCGGTGGACGACTCGCCGCCGGGGTCCGTGGGCGAGGGGTCGGCCGGTTCGCCGTCGCGGATGCGGAAGCGGTAGTCGTTCGACTGGCCGATCCACTCGCCGTCGCCGCCACGGCGCTGGACGACGGCGGCGTTGGCGGTGACCTCGTCGGCCTCGGCGTCCGAGGTGAGCGCGAGCCGCACCTTGACGGTGACGGTCTCGCCGGGGCCTACGGTGAAGCCCGGGAAGCCGGAAAGGCTCCCGCTCCCGGCCTCGCTCCCGCTGTCGCCGAAGGCGCCGATCAGTTCGTCCCGGTCGGTCGGCTCGAAGGTGACGGGGTACGGCCGGCCCCCGTCGTAGAACTCCAGGCGGGGCTGGGACGGCTCCAGCGTCCGTTTCTCGTCGACCAGGACGACGACCGGGTGGATGCCCTCGCAGGTGCGGGAGGTCGTGTTGGTGAGGTCCAGGTACCAGGTGCCGTAGCCGCCGCCCGCCTCGTAGGCGGCGGGCCCGCCGTGGACGCGGGTGGTGAGGGGGAAGGTGTGGTCGTCCGGGGCCGTGCAGGCGGGCAGCGGGGCCCGCGGGTCCGCGTGCGCGGGGGTGGCGGGCGCGGAGGCGACGAGGAGGGCGGCTGCCGCCACCAGGCAGGGGGACACGGGCGTGAACAGTCGCATAAACACATGAGCGTGCCGGTGAATCGCGGTCGCGGACACCGCCATTCGGGCCAGGACGCCCGGATGGCGGACGGACACCCCTCGACCGGCGGCGGCGTCCGGTGGGTCGCCCGGCACCGTTTGCGCCAGACGGCGCGAAAGTGGCGCGATCGCGTGTTGCCGCGCCGCTTCACGAGCCCCAGCCTGAGGGGCGGGAGCGCTCCCATACTCCAAGAGGACCAAGAGGACCGAGAGGACCCCGATGCCCCCTTGTCATATACATGACCTTCATGACCGCCATCCCTTGCGACCGGGGCGCCGTCTGGCGCTACTCCTGAGCACCCTCCTCCTGGCCGTCCCGGCCCTCCTCCTGACGACCCTCACCCCGCTGCCCGCCGCAGCCGCGAGCGCGGCCGCGCCGCCGGTCCCCCTCCCCTCCCTCAGCGCCACCACCACCCAGGTCGCCTCCGGGCTGAGACGGCCCACCGCCCTCGTCGCCCCCGACGACGGCACGGACCGGCTCTTCATCACCGAGAAGCCCGGCCGGGTCCGCGTCTACCACCCGGACACCGGCCTGGCCTCCGCCCCGCTGCTCGACATCACCTCGGCCGTGGACGAGTCGGGCAACGAGCGCGGCCTGCTCGGCATCGCCCTCCCGCCGGACTTCGCCGACAGCCGCGACCTGTACCTGGCGTACACCGCGCTGCCCGACGGCGCGGTCACCCTCGCCCGCTACCGGCTCGACGAATCCCGTCTGGAGCCCCTGCTCGCCCAGCCGCACGCCGAGTACAGCAACCACAACGGCGGCCAGCTCGCCTTCGGCCCCGACGGCCACCTGTACTGGAGCATCGGCGACGGCGGCGGCTCCGGGGACCCGTTCCGCTCCGGCCAGCGGCTGGACACCCTGCTGGGCAAGATCATGCGCATCGACGTGAGCCGCGCCTGCGCTCCGCTCGCGTACTGCGTACCCGACGACAACCCCTTCGTCGACACCCCCGGAGCCCGCCCGGAGATCTGGCTGTACGGCCTGCGCAACCCGTGGCGCTTCTCCTTCGACCGCGCCGACGGCTCGATGTGGATCGGCGACGTCGGCCAGGGCCGCTGGGAGGAGATCGATCACCTCCCCGCCGGGCAGGGCGGGCTGAACCTGGGCTGGTCCTGCTACGAGGGCCTGGAGAGGTTCGAGGGCGGCGACTGCGCGCCCGGCGGGCAGTACACCGAGCCGGTCTTCACCTACTCCCCGTACACCGGCGGCTGTTCCGTCATCGGCGGTCATGTCTACCGGGGCCGGGAGTACGCCGATCTGGTCGGCGGCGTGTACATCGCCACCGACTACTGCTCGTCCACCGTGTGGGCGCTGCGTCCCGACGGCCGGGGCGGCTACGAGCAGGCCGAGATCGGGGAGATGCCCACGCAGGTGACGTCGGTCGGTACGACCGTCGACGGGGAGTTCTACGTGGTCAACGACCTGCCGGGCGGCCTGCACCGGGTGTCGTTCGCACGGGAGGAGCCGACCTGTCGGGTGGACCGGACGGTGACCTCCTGGGGCACCGGCACGACGGTCGACCTCACCGTCACCAACACGGGCGACACCCCGGTCAGCGGCTGGACGCTCGCGTTCCCCTTGCCCCTCGGGCAGACGGTCGTCTCCGACTGGAACACGGAGCTGACCCAGGGCAGCAACACGGTCTCGGCGGCCAACGCCCCGCACAACGCGGCGATCGCGCCGGGCGCGAGCGTCACGCTGGGCTACCTGGCGGAGCACACCGGGGACGCGTCGCCGCCACCGCGGTTCACGCTCAACGGGGACGCGTGCGCGGTGGGCCGCTGAGCGGCCGACCCGCTGAGCCGCCGGGTGTCGGTCCGGGCCCGTCAGCCGTCGCCCCGCCCGAAGAGCGGAGCGATCAGCAACTGGGCGGCGCCCTCCGCCACCCCGCGCGTCCCGCCGGGCGCGATCCGCACCGGTACGGCGCCGTCCTGACCGCCCTCGCGCCGGGCGCGGGCGGCCAGGACGGCACCGACCCCGTGGACGAACGCCTCGGGTGCGGCGGCGACGGTACGGCCGCCGAGCAGGACCAGGTCGATGTCCAGCAGCCCGGCGAGGTTCGCGGCGCCCGTGCCCAGCACCCTGGCCGCCTCCGCGAGGTCACCACGGGCGACGGCGGCCAGGCACAGGGCCTCGGTGCAGCCACGGGCGCCGCAGGTGCAGGGAGGGCCGTCCAGCTGGATCACCTGGTGCCCGAACTCGCCCGCGCCGGTCCGGGCGCCCCGGTGCACGCCCCCGCCGATCACCAGACCGGCGCCGAGTCCTGTACCGAGGTGCAGGTAGGCGAACGAGCCGCCCTCGCCGCCGACCGCGAGGCCGAGCGCCGCCGCGTTGGTGTCCTTGTCGACGACGACCGGCAGCCCGAGCCGCCGCGCCAGCGCGTCCCGCAACGGGAACCCGTCCCACTCCGGGAAACCGGTGACGCGGTGCAGCACGCCCCGGACGTGGTCGAGCGGGCCGGGAAGAGCGACACCGAGACCGAGCAGACCGGGAACGGCGGCGAGCGCATCGTCCAAGGGCCGCAGCGCGGCACCCACGACCAGCTCCCGCGCCGCCCGCGCCACCCCCTCCACCACGGCCCGTGCCCCCGCCCCCAGATCCAGCGCGGAACGCCGCTCCCCCACCACCGCACCGTCGAGATCGACCAGCACCGCCCGCAGCTCGTCCCGGTCCAGGTGCACGCCGATCGCGTGGCCCGCCTCGGGGACCAGGCGCAGTACCGTACGCGGCTTGCCTCCCGTGGACGCACGGCGTCCCGCCTCGGCGGCGAGGCCGTCCGCCCGGAGCCGGGCGGTGATCTTGCTGACCGCCTGCGGGGTGAGCCCGGTCCGCTCGGCGAGCTCGAGCCGGCTGATCCCGTCGGCACCGGCGGTGCGCAGCAGGTCGAGCACCAGCGCGGTGTTGTGGCTGCGCAGGGCGAGCAGATTGGCCCCGCCCGCAACGCCCAACACCCCACCCCCGGTGACCCCGGTGACCCCGGTGACCCCGGCCACCCCGGGGACCGCACCCGCGCCCGTACCCGTGCCTCCTCCGCTGCTCCTCTTCACGCCCCCATTGTCCCCGGCGCTTGCACTTTGGCAACACCGTTGCGAAAGTGGGTGCCATGACTGGTACTCCTCCCGGCAGCCCCCTGCGCGTCGGCCTCGTCGGCTACGGACTCGCGGGCTCCGTCTTCCACGCCCCGCTGATCGCCGCCACCGAGGGCCTGGTCCTGGACACGGTGGTCACCTCGAACGCCGACCGGCAGCAGCAGGCCCGCGCCGAGTTCCCGGACGTACGGACCGCCGCCACCCCCGACGAGCTGTTCGACCGGGCCGCCGAGCTGGACCTCGTCGTCATCGCGTCGCCGAACAAGACCCACGTGCCGCTCGCGACGCGGGCGCTGCGGGCCGGCCTGCCGGTCGTCGTGGACAAGCCGGTCGCGGGCACGGCGGCCGAGGCCCGGGAGCTGGCGGAGCTGGCCGAGGAGCGCGGCCTGCTGCTCTCCGTCTTCCAGAACCGCCGCTGGGACAACGACTTCCTGACCCTGCGCAAGCTGCTCACCGAGGGCGCCCTGGGCGACGTGTGGCGCTTCGAGTCCCGTTTCGAGCGCTGGCGGCCGAAGCCGAAGGGCGGCTGGCGCGAGTCCGGCGACCCGGCGGAGATCGGGGGGCTGCTGTACGACCTCGGCAGCCACGTCGTCGACCAGGCCCTCGTCCTGTTCGGCCCGGCCACCCAGGTGTACGCCGAGTCGGTCGTGCGCCGCGCGGGCGCCGAGGCCGACGACGACACGTTCATCGCGATCACGCACGCGAACGGTGTCCGCTCCCACCTCTACGTCTCCTCCACCGCCGCCCAGCTCGGCCCGCGCTTCCGCGTCCTGGGCTCCAAGGCCGGGTACGTCAAGCACGGCCTGGACCCGCAGGAGGCGGCGCTGCGCGAGGGCAAGCGGCCCGGCCCAGGCTGGGGCGAGGAGGACGAGTCGCTGTGGGGCCGGGTGGGCGCCGGGGAGTCCCCGGTGACCGGCGGCGGAAGCGTGGCGGCGACCGTGCCGGGCGACTACCCCGCGTACTACGCGGCGGTGGCGAGGGCCCTGCGCGAGGGCGGCCCGAACCCGGTCGGCGTCCGTGAGGCGGCCGCCGCCCTGGACGTACTGGAGGCGGCCCGCACGTCCGCCCGCGACGGAGTGGCGGTGGCCCTGTGAGCCCCTCCCCCGACACCGCCGCCCCGGCCGTGGCGGAACTGGAGGCGCAGGAACGCCGCCTGGTCTTCCGCCGGTTCACCCACGACGACGCGTGGGCGCTGGGCTCCCTCCTGGTCGAGCTGGCCCGGGAGCGCGAAGCGCCGGTCGCCATCGACATCCACCGGGCCGGCCAGCAGCTCTTCCACGCCGCCCTGCCCGGCTCGACCCCCGACAACGACGCCTGGATCGCCCGCAAGCGCCGCGTGGTGGAGCGGTACGGTTCCGCGTCCTACCTGGTCGGTTCCCGTTTCCGGGCCAAGGGCACGACGTTCGAGGAGTCCTCGCGCCTCGACCCCGACACCTACGCGGCCCACGGCGGCTCCTTCCCGGTCACCGTGGCCGGCGTCGGAGTGGTCGGCGCGGTGACGGTGTCCGGGCTGCCGCAGGTGGAGGACCACCGGCTGGTGGTGGAGGCGCTGGAACGCTTCCTGGGCGAGTAGGACCTCTTCAGGCTCCCTCCCCCGCGTGGTCGGGGAATGAGCGGTGGGTACCCGTGGTTGGCAGGCAGGTACGCAGGATGATCACGGTGCCCACCGAAGGGATCTCAACCGATGAACGACGCGA carries:
- a CDS encoding HAD-IIA family hydrolase encodes the protein MADRKPIESWLTDMDGVLIHEGVPIPGADAFIKRLRESGKPFLVLTNNSIYTPRDLHARLRRMGLEVPIESIWTSALATAQFLEDQRPGGSAYVIGEAGLTTALHDIGYILTDHDPDYVVLGETRTYSFEAMTKAVRLINAGARFICTNPDETGPSTEGPLPATGAVAALITKATGKQPYFAGKPNPLMMRTGLNAIGAHSETSAMIGDRMDTDVLAGMEAGMQTFLVLTGLTPPEQVEDFPYRPSKVVDSIADLVERV
- a CDS encoding 2-aminoethylphosphonate ABC transporter substrate-binding protein; translation: MPRNALKPLAALAVLAVPLTACSGTSAASDENVVTVYSADGLKGENGDGWYDQVFKDFEKKTGIKVEYVEGGSGEMVQRTTREKRNPQADVLVTLPPFIQQADTKGLLQKYTPEGADQVSGADKAANGTWTAVVNNYFGFIHNKKELKQAPATWEDLLDAKYKNKLQYSTPGVAGDGTAVLIKAMHDFGGEQPAMEYLKKLQANNVGPSASTGKLAPKVDKGELLVANGDVQMNFAQSKSMPNLGIWFPAREGGKPTTFALPYAAGLVTDAPHTENGKKLLDHMLSRQAQQQVSEIGGGFAARQDVKATDANAIALTKLMDGVEVFEPDWDDIEKNLTSYIDAWKEATGS
- a CDS encoding ABC transporter permease, with the protein product MLVHSRAARWAVWAVFLLLFVPLFALPLLVVLGASFATNWSSVLPSGFTTAHYEAATRGEALEALTTSLVTAVTASLLALATGTWAALAAAALRRRHRKVLDALFVLPVAVPSVVVGLATLVAFSQPPMLLNGTRWIVIIAHSVLVTAFAYQSVSAAITRLDPAYEQAAASLGASPAYVLWRVRLPLLLPSLTAAAGLCFALSMGELSATMMLYPPDWTPLPVLIYASTDRGALFTGSAIAVVLMAATLLVLLAVSRIRTRASYR
- a CDS encoding 2-aminoethylphosphonate ABC transporter permease subunit, coding for MAEVVRRPRAVAGWSRPPGGSRKSSTAPRPCGALFWALPPVALLALVFLYPLALVVQQSFQPDTGGTSLQPYADVFASYAFREALWTTVWLAVAATVGCLVLGFVLALVIAFVPFPGSKAVARFIDVFLSFPSFLITLALLFIYGTVGMANGAWTDVTGAAEGPFQFLTTPWGVLLAEITYFTPFVMRPLLAAFSQLDTGQLEAASSLGARAPRIVRQVILPEALPALAAGGSLVLVLCLNEFGIVLFTGAKGVTTLPTLVYGKAILESDYPGACVVAVVNVLISAGLYGLYRVVSRRAGA
- a CDS encoding ABC transporter ATP-binding protein; this encodes MSTTSSGIRFDSVTVAYDGNVVLDALDLTVGPGEVMALLGPSGSGKTTALRAVAGFVRPASGRVYLGDRDVTDLPPHRRGIGMVVQQYALFPHMRVADNVAFGLKARKVPKAEIHTRVAEALEMTGMGAYARRYPRELSGGQQQRVAIARALAIRPDVLLLDEPLSALDAQLRSGMLAELARLHRELPDVSILYVTHDQVEALTLADRIAVMDRARLRACGTPRELYRAPADAFTASFVGGANLLPVSVVAGGVSFGDAEIKVDTGGVAPGAMATLCVRPHLVGLGDGPNRLTGTVGETQWRGATHRLYVDVGGHRVMADLRELKAPPVHGESVSLHFSSEDAVLLPAGVVDHG
- a CDS encoding HAD family hydrolase; this translates as MTPVNPIDIRLVVLDMAGTTVADGGLVERAFDTAARELGVEPGTDDHADKLSYVRATMGESKISVFRHLFGDEDRARQANAAFEKAYGELVDGGLITPVPGAREAVEELTADGRTVVLSTGFARVTQDAVLGALGWQDLVPLTLCPADAGGRGRPYPDMVLEAFLRTKAADGVQQVAVVGDTSYDVLSGVRAGAGLVAGVRTGAHGDDAFHEAGAGHVLDSVAGLPALLRGAAG